The Pochonia chlamydosporia 170 chromosome 1, whole genome shotgun sequence genome window below encodes:
- a CDS encoding NAD-dependent histone deacetylase SIR2 (similar to Cordyceps militaris CM01 XP_006671162.1), with protein sequence MENTSSPLSTVTAASASLPSSPLSNLSQTPSLPGSPDMRPDAGVRYPSPSSTAASGTQSPIKLGDPVDSDDSPRPAKKRRITPPRERITTYLDLMKPNEEFSHEDNFHMERLLGALRKKKKIVVVAGAGISVSAGIPDFRSATGLFATQRNQHKLKASGKHLFDASVYKHESSTSSFHTMVREMSEMSKNAQPTPFHHLLASLAQEGRLLRLYSQNIDCIDTSIKPLQTQIPLEPKAPWPTTIQLHGSLDKMVCTKCGDIQPFKGELFDGPEAPLCESCKNLDEVRTAHAGKRSHGIGRLRPRFVLYNEFNPDEDAIGNVMRADLRARPDAVLVVGTTLKVPGTRRLVKQLCQVARGRKDGLTAWINIDSEPKVPDFKDCWDLVVKSKCDNIARLVALPPWDCEIGEDYLVSKEQERERLTTPPSKFEVQLDGKSSPVEDVQAIPTPRASPPPPSGRKPLPKAKQSKLPFGAPRPTLTKAGKPTKPRGRKPKQPANIQPPPANIVLQTFKASKNVSDAGSGKKLGKRSPLPDRQPLKEEPNLVVSLPSPSLDNKTPARINASDTNSKSPTTPTMPEHAPRETISPKSVPNNMRNLIDVA encoded by the coding sequence ATGGAAAACACTTCAAGTCCGCTGTCAACCGTGACAGCGGCATCAGCCTCCTTGCCTTCCTCGCCCTTGTCGAATCTCTCACAAACGCCCTCTTTGCCCGGTTCGCCCGACATGCGACCAGACGCTGGCGTTCGCTACCCGTCACCATCCTCCACAGCGGCATCCGGGACACAATCGCCCATCAAGTTGGGCGATCCGGTCGATAGCGACGACAGTCCGCGACCAGCCAAAAAGAGGCGGATTACACCCCCGCGCGAGCGTATCACCACGTATCTCGACTTGATGAAGCCCAATGAAGAGTTTAGCCACGAGGACAATTTCCACATGGAACGCCTGCTCGGCGCGCtgcgcaagaagaagaagattgtcgtGGTGGCTGGTGCGGGTATTTCTGTGTCGGCTGGCATTCCCGACTTTCGCTCCGCGACCGGTCTCTTTGCAACCCAACGCAATCAacacaagctcaaggcttcGGGAAAACACCTTTTTGACGCATCTGTTTACAAGCATGAGTCGTCCACCTCGTCATTTCACACCATGGTACGCGAAATGAGCGAAATGAGCAAGAATGCGCAACCTACGCCGTTTCACCACCTGCTGGCCTCACTGGCCCAAGAAGGACGCCTATTACGACTGTACTCCCAGAATATTGACTGCATTGATACCTCGATAAAGCCTCTACAGACTCAAATTCCTCTGGAACCAAAGGCTCCGTGGCCGACGACTATTCAGCTGCATGGAAGCCTCGACAAGATGGTGTGCACCAAGTGTGGTGATATCCAGCCGTTCAAGGGCGAGCTTTTCGACGGACCAGAGGCACCACTTTGTGAGTCTTGCAAGAATCTCGATGAGGTGCGAACGGCACATGCGGGTAAGCGAAGCCATGGAATTGGACGCCTTAGGCCACGTTTTGTGCTGTACAATGAATTCAACCCCGACGAGGATGCCATTGGCAATGTTATGCGAGCGGATTTGAGGGCTCGACCCGATGCAGTCTTGGTGGTCGGCACGACGCTCAAGGTACCAGGGACGCGACGGCTTGTGAAGCAACTGTGCCAAGTTGCGCGAGGGCGCAAAGACGGACTCACCGCTTGGATTAATATCGATTCAGAGCCAAAAGTGCCCGATTTCAAGGACTGTTGGGATCTCGTTGTCAAGTCAAAATGCGACAATATTGCTAGATTGGTGGCTCTGCCGCCGTGGGATTGCGAAATTGGGGAAGACTATCTTGTATCCAAGGAACAAGAGCGGGAGCGACTCACAACACCGCCATCCAAATTTGAGGTCCAGCTGGATGGCAAATCATCGCCCGTCGAGGATGTTCAAGCAATCCCGACACCACGCGCAAgtccaccacctccttcGGGGAGAAAGCCTCTGCCAAAGGCCAAACAGAGCAAACTCCCCTTTGGAGCCCCCAGACCAACACTCACCAAGGCAGGAAAACCTACCAAACCTCGTGGCAGGAAGCCAAAGCAACCCGCAAATATACAACCACCTCCTGCGAACATTGTACTGCAGACCTTCAAAGCCTCCAAGAATGTATCGGACGCTGGCTCAGGCAAGAAACTTGGAAAGCGTTCACCGCTCCCAGATCGCCAACCTCTCAAAGAAGAACCCAATTTGGTCGTGTCTTTGCCATCTCCTAGTCTTGACAACAAGACTCCCGCGAGGATTAATGCATCAGACACCAATTCCAAGTCTCCTACAACACCTACGATGCCAGAACACGCCCCTCGCGAAACTATCTCGCCCAAGTCTGTCCCTAATAACATGCGCAACCTAATCGACGTGGCGTAA
- a CDS encoding rhomboid family protein (similar to Metarhizium acridum CQMa 102 XP_007810108.1): MAHRTDASMGARCLSNCAFSRPSSRSCVDLWSQPRIRPHANPFDRMHGRRTIFSSSKIIRNYEDIPREYRDQAGLHFSAKELSEEEIRRIFGAGFTAAAGNRLLRILHGRRVAGTLDDPAYAIHTAQFSEAHIAKGLDYLRQEVPVDEVMNAGLRAEDELNQMDRDVEEREAQERAGASGEGEPNAADAAAKADPVYGHSSFDQIRARNIAKQKAKDKIAEDERLAREAEEQAGVSGPLATREDGTRAITNPKVAEYYDKAQSDLDAPPEMRAWERILPSLTVVTLVLGFMAAVAMVYEEPMPRYRLFNDISTAHATVGTLIALNALVFLGWRVPPLWSVFNKYMIFVVATVKPPTLFTAVFSHTKLSHMLVNMVPLWFIGTALHEELGRADFLTLYLGCGAVGFLGSLVTYTLRGWLTVTSLGASGATLGLCSAYFWEHRNDGFKIFGLPKDGVHGIVFLAMIAALQMAAFGRTKKLKVDIASHLSGMAAGIGGIEMLNRTRRRRGGSGKGSEGLEVIDVWGPDGKGDGVMKGVERR; encoded by the coding sequence ATGGCTCACAGAACGGATGCATCGATGGGAGCACGATGCCTATCCAACTGTGCGTTTTCACGGCCAAGCAGCCGCTCATGTGTAGATCTATGGTCGCAACCGAGGATACGACCCCACGCAAACCCCTTCGACCGGATGCACGGCCGACGAACGATATTCTCCTCGTCGAAAATCATCAGAAACTACGAAGACATCCCTCGGGAATATCGCGACCAAGCGGGTCTACACTTCAGCGCCAAGGAGCTGTCCGAGGAAGAAATCCGTAGAATATTCGGGGCTGGATTTACGGCTGCGGCGGGGAATCGCCTTTTGCGTATCTTACATGGGCGACGTGTGGCAGGGACTTTGGACGACCCGGCGTATGCCATCCATACTGCACAGTTCTCGGAAGCACACATAGCAAAAGGACTGGATTATCTGCGACAGGAGGTTCCCGTAGATGAGGTCATGAATGCTGGGCTGAGGGCGGAAGATGAGCTGAACCAGATGGATCGAGATGTGGAGGAGCGGGAGGCGCAAGAAAGGGCAGGCGCGTCTGGCGAAGGAGAACCCAACGCTGCAGATGCGGCTGCTAAAGCCGATCCTGTCTATGGACATAGTTCGTTTGACCAGATTCGAGCGCGCAACATTGCAAAGCAAAAGGCGAAGGACAAGATTGCAGAGGACGAGCGGTTGGCCAGGGAAGCGGAAGAGCAAGCTGGCGTGTCGGGTCCTCTGGCGACAAGAGAAGATGGCACTCGGGCGATTACGAACCCCAAGGTGGCAGAGTACTACGACAAGGCACAGTCCGACCTGGACGCGCCGCCGGAGATGAGGGCCTGGGAGCGCATCCTGCCGTCCCTGACGGTTGTGACATTGGTGCTGGGCTTCATGGCCGCCGTTGCCATGGTCTACGAGGAACCGATGCCGCGATACCGACTCTTCAACGATATTTCCACCGCCCACGCCACGGTAGGCACGTTGATTGCTCTAAACGCACTCGTTTTTCTGGGCTGGCGTGTCCCGCCACTGTGGTCCGTCTTCAACAAGTACATGATCTTTGTCGTGGCCACAGTGAAGCCACCCACCCTCTTTACGGCCGTGTTCTCACACACAAAGCTGAGCCACATGCTCGTCAACATGGTTCCGCTGTGGTTCATCGGTACCGCTCTCCACGAGGAGCTTGGCCGTGCGGATTTCCTCACGCTGTATCTGGGCTGCGGGGCGGTAGGGTTTCTGGGCAGCCTGGTCACGTATACCCTGCGAGGGTGGTTGACGGTAACGTCGTTGGGGGCCTCTGGCGCGACGCTGGGTCTATGTTCTGCGTATTTCTGGGAGCATAGGAACGACGGTTTCAAGATTTTCGGGCTCCCCAAGGACGGGGTCCATGGGATTGTGTTCCTGGCCATGATTGCGGCGCTGCAGATGGCGGCCTTTGggaggacgaagaaactGAAGGTGGATATTGCGTCGCATTTGTCGGGGATGGCGGCGGGGATTGGGGGGATAGAGATGCTGAAtaggacgaggaggaggagaggtgGGAGTGGCAAGGGCAGTGAGGGATTGGAGGTTATTGATGTTTGGGGGCCTGATGGGAAAGGGGATGGTGTGATGAAGGGAGTTGAGAGGAGGTGA
- a CDS encoding secondary alcohol dehydrogenase protein (similar to Togninia minima UCRPA7 XP_007913207.1): MSADTRPISPGRFAAALKDLSISMLHLKVLEIRNSIAHLQYSNDQLKPFAEGSATPFSGADADADAGTHSPDQDCIDAIKENEVVIDRMAERIALIRAEVEERGMSWTEFQSKEEAEAAAAERAKAERQINGHGGGEGQRTHSAWTDGTFQTGTILGGQVHMDRQPAPPAAGRGNNGGGTLNDEELRRAMEERMRDLADDDDDGDDHGMHL; this comes from the coding sequence ATGTCCGCCGACACCCGGCCCATATCCCCCGGCCGCTTCGCCGCCGCCCTCAAAGacctctccatctccatgCTGCACCTCAAAGTCCTCGAGATTCGCAACTCCATCGCCCACCTCCAATACTCCAACGACCAGCTAAAGCCGTTCGCCGAAGGTTCAGCTACACCCTTCAGTGgtgcagacgcagacgcgGACGCAGGCACCCATAGTCCAGATCAAGACTGCATCGACGCCATCAAAGAAAACGAAGTGGTGATTGACCGCATGGCCGAGCGGATAGCTCTCATTCGCGCAGAGGTAGAAGAGCGAGGGATGAGCTGGACAGAGTTTCAGAGCaaagaggaggcagaggcggcggcggcggaaaGGGCAAAGGCGGAGAGACAGATAAATGGGCATGGGGGAGGGGAAGGGCAAAGAACTCACTCCGCCTGGACGGACGGCACTTTTCAAACGGGTACGATACTGGGTGGACAGGTTCACATGGACAGGCAGCCCGCTCCTCCAGCAGCCGGAAGAGGGAATAATGGTGGGGGGACGTTGAATGACGAGGAGCTTAGGAGAGCAATGGAGGAGAGAATGAGAGATTtggctgacgatgatgacgatggtgaCGACCATGGTATGCACCTGTGA
- a CDS encoding signal peptide-containing protein (similar to Metarhizium robertsii ARSEF 23 XP_007820432.1) codes for MSLPVAFQSAVFYFLACTPCAKVRHRQKTKAQAKKEREEKAKLETEQPGLYRHPSPFNTNPYWQEEISMGPSLPKKSMSKNSSQRGLTSSGRESVAFSMSEHTNIADSRTQFSDSMTVMPHDDTLSEDWNRRRGYQREDEELWGQWAGMGSGSGHKLMDAFSKARDSAGRLIESTLGIEKEVTEQERRDFYLSPKNPPVNDYHPPVVSSKPPHRDARKWMLQPPPPAKIMEGKIPVSRAVSSGSKSSGRTLIGDEGNLGRKVHEKMVKERMRKESNPTEVELIESLFSTRSNLSIGHTRSRSLSFNESDDSIDNPFERRRSRRRMPVAVPPGIESEDDEDTVPSPQISKTASHASSTLGHVAQRPRLETIPSTDGSGNSRALSKRSRRQKSTRSKNTAWVDSPVGDDTD; via the coding sequence ATGTCCTTGCCCGTCGCCTTCCAGTCGGCCGTCTTTTACTTTCTCGCCTGCACACCATGCGCCAAAGTCCGCCATCGACAAAAGACCAAGGCGCAGGCGAAAAAGGAAAGGGAGGAAaaggccaagttggagacGGAACAGCCTGGCCTGTATCGACACCCCTCACCATTTAACACAAATCCATACTGGCAGGAAGAGATCAGCATGGGACCGAGTTTACCAAAAAAGTCCATGAGCAAGAATTCGAGTCAACGAGGACTGACTAGTTCAGGACGGGAGAGTGTCGCATTTAGCATGTCCGAACACACAAACATTGCCGACAGCAGAACACAATTTAGCGATAGTATGACTGTGATGCCGCATGACGACACTTTGTCAGAGGATTGGAACCGTCGGCGAGGATACCAGCGCGAAGATGAGGAACTTTGGGGCCAATGGGCCGGTATGGGATCCGGATCGGGTCATAAGCTGATGGATGCCTTTTCCAAAGCACGCGACTCTGCGGGACGGCTAATCGAATCTACCTTGGGAATCGAGAAGGAAGTGACGGAACAGGAACGCCGCGACTTTTATCTCTCTCCCAAAAATCCACCAGTTAACGACTATCACCCACCTGTGGTGAGCAGCAAGCCTCCCCACAGAGATGCGCGCAAATGGATGTTACAACCTCCGCCACCCGCCAAGATCATGGAGGGCAAGATCCCCGTCTCCCGGGCTGTCAGCTCTGGAAGCAAATCGAGCGGGAGGACCTTGATCGGGGACGAAGGCAATCTGGGGCGAAAAGTGCACGAGAAGATGGTCAAGGAGAGAATGAGAAAGGAGAGCAATCCGACTGAAGTTGAGCTTATCGAATCTCTCTTTTCCACCCGCAGCAACCTTTCAATAGGGCATACTCGCAGTCGCAGCCTGTCATTCAACGAGTCTGATGATTCTATCGACAACCCCTTTGAGCGGCGCCGCAGTCGTCGTCGAATGCCCGTGGCTGTGCCACCTGGAATCGAAtccgaggatgacgaagacactgttccatcaccacaaatATCAAAGACTGCCAGCCACGCCAGCAGCACTCTGGGTCATGTTGCTcagaggccaaggctggaaACAATTCCCAGCACAGACGGTAGTGGCAACTCTCGCGCTCTGTCGAAACGGTCCAGGCGACAAAAGTCTACCAGAAGTAAGAACACTGCCTGGGTAGATTCTCCTGTAGGAGACGACACGGACTAG
- a CDS encoding inosine-uridine preferring nucleoside hydrolase (similar to Magnaporthe oryzae 70-15 XP_003713592.1), whose protein sequence is MAPHKIIIDTDPGVDDVMAMLLALSASPEELEVAMLSVTYGNVPLQSCLRNVVAMFHVLEKEMEWRKSTGRVEGFETMKKSKPIVAVGPEHSLEDECLMADYFHGQDGLHNVHEAHPHLSPAETWKSLFQEDATAQAHAQSPFFTPSKEPAHKEMLRILKENPIDTVSICAVGPLTNVALAAAEDPETFLRVKELVVMGGAVNVEGNITPVAEFNCYADTVAAARVYALTSYNPASTMPPLPEKLSTLPAYPEKLSRQLRLTLAPLDITTPHLITKNFFADRIQPHLDAGSPLATWTSHFIKGAFSQIERMEGNGGEPGLSLHDPLTIWYMLTHDDPKWKFPAKLEDIRVETSGQWTRGMHVVDNRLRSKPAELAALASLDPREDPNVVNNDEAPGDTFGWLSVLKGNRVNRLVESPGEDMFKDVWMKRVFA, encoded by the exons ATGGCGCCGCACAAGATCATCATCGACACAGATCCCG GCGTCGACGATGTCATGGCCATGCTGTTGGCGCTGAGTGCTTCTCCAGAAGAGCTCGAAGTCGCCATGTTGTCCGTCACCTATGGAAATGTTCCCCTGCAAAG CTGCCTCCGCAACGTTGTCGCCATGTTCCACGTACTAGAAAAGGAGATGGAGTGGCGCAAATCCACCGGTAGAGTCGAGGGATTTGagacaatgaagaagagcaagcccaTCGTGGCCGTTGGACCTGAACACTCACTCGAAGACGAATGCCTGATGGCTGATTATTTCC aCGGTCAAGATGGATTGCACAACGTTCACGAAGCACATCCTCACCTCAGCCCCGCCGAAACATGGAAATCTCTCTTCCAAGAAGACGCAACAGCGCAAGCCCACGCCCAATCACCCTTCTTCACACCCTCCAAGGAGCCAGCCCACAAGGAGATGCTGCGAATCCTCAAAGAAAACCCCATCGACACCGTCTCAATCTGCGCCGTCGGGCCCCTGACCAAcgttgccctcgccgccgccgaagaCCCCGAGACCTTTCTCCGCGTCAAGGAGCTGGTCGTCATGGGCGGCGCCGTAAACGTCGAGGGCAACATCACCCCCGTCGCGGAATTCAACTGCTACGCCGACACCGTCGCAGCGGCTCGCGTCTACGCCCTGACATCGTACAACCCGGCCTCGACCATGCCGCCGCTGCCTGAGAAGCTGTCCACCCTGCCGGCGTACCCGGAGAAGCTCTCCCGCCAGCTCAGGCTGACGCTTGCCCCcctcgacatcaccaccccgCATCTCATCACCAAGAACTTCTTCGCGGACCGCATCCAGCCGCACCTCGACGCCGGCAGCCCCCTCGCCACGTGGACGTCGCACTTCATCAAGGGCGCCTTCAGCCAGATTGAGAGAATGGAGGGCAATGGGGGCGAGCCGGGCCTCTCTCTGCACGACCCCCTCACCATATGGTACATGCTCACGCACGACGATCCCAAGTGGAAGTTCCCCGCCAAGCTGGAGGACATCCGCGTCGAGACTTCAGGACAGTGGACTCGAGGCATGCACGTTGTTGACAATAGACTGCGAAGCAAGCCCGCCGAGCTTGCCGCGTTGGCATCCCTAGATCCACGCGAGGACCCCAACGTCGTCAACAATGACGAAGCTCCAGGCGATACCTTTGGCTGGCTGAGTGTTCTTAAAGGCAACAGGGTAAACCGGCTCGTCGAGTCTCCTGGTGAGGACATGTTCAAAGACGTCTGGATGAAGCGCGTATTTGCGTAA